From a region of the Candidatus Deferrimicrobium sp. genome:
- a CDS encoding aldehyde dehydrogenase family protein — MGTTIAGGGKRVRQAVSYDERFGKILDLRESIRANREEFIRRAVKDIQFTYRDTALEVDTSLDRLKMYAEARPLLEGRRPLGGEGSTVALMLSYNGSAWLNTAITSLYMVGNRVSVKFSSKGSSLSGLTESIYRPIFGDAILFSREGGKKFLEEALKDPAVSTVVVFGSDVNFLEYESAFREAGKKMVFEGAGQDPFIVFSDADLDLALSDLVTAKFMYSGQTCTAPKRIFIHRSIYGEFLDRFVERATRLVVGSPEDPRTEISPVASRLAVARIREQLKEAVAMGAKVVLGGKIEGNLIHPTVVRDAADGMSGMREEVFGPVAFTTPFDTKEEVVRRAKDHKYGLRAALFGGKEAEEAAGELAGEPYCHPVPAYTFGKFGTVALNLRRTESWKGAFVVKPVGGYGYSGWIWETVDGRFRIKQGPKLLSIETSV; from the coding sequence ATGGGAACGACGATCGCAGGTGGCGGGAAGCGGGTTCGGCAAGCGGTTTCCTACGACGAACGGTTCGGGAAGATCCTCGATCTGCGCGAGAGCATCCGGGCGAACAGGGAGGAGTTCATCCGGCGGGCGGTAAAGGACATCCAGTTCACCTACCGGGACACCGCCCTGGAAGTGGACACCTCCCTCGACCGGTTGAAGATGTACGCCGAGGCCAGGCCCCTGCTCGAGGGGAGGAGGCCCCTGGGCGGTGAAGGATCGACCGTCGCCCTCATGCTTTCCTACAACGGCAGCGCCTGGCTCAACACCGCCATCACTTCCCTCTACATGGTGGGCAACCGGGTCTCCGTAAAGTTTTCCTCGAAGGGATCCTCCCTTTCCGGGCTCACGGAGTCGATCTACCGGCCCATCTTCGGCGATGCGATCCTGTTTTCCCGGGAAGGCGGGAAGAAGTTCCTGGAAGAGGCGCTCAAGGATCCGGCCGTTTCCACCGTGGTCGTCTTCGGGTCGGACGTCAATTTCCTCGAATACGAGTCCGCCTTCCGGGAGGCGGGGAAAAAGATGGTCTTCGAGGGGGCTGGACAGGATCCGTTCATCGTCTTTTCCGATGCCGACCTCGATCTCGCCCTGTCCGACCTGGTCACGGCGAAATTCATGTATTCCGGCCAGACATGCACCGCTCCGAAGCGGATCTTCATCCACCGCTCCATCTACGGGGAATTCCTGGATCGATTCGTGGAAAGGGCCACGAGGCTCGTGGTCGGGTCCCCGGAAGACCCGCGGACGGAGATCTCCCCGGTAGCGAGCCGCCTTGCCGTCGCCCGGATCCGGGAGCAGCTTAAGGAAGCGGTGGCGATGGGGGCGAAGGTCGTCCTCGGCGGGAAGATCGAAGGGAACCTGATCCACCCCACCGTCGTGCGGGATGCCGCGGACGGCATGTCCGGCATGCGCGAGGAAGTGTTCGGTCCCGTCGCCTTCACCACGCCCTTCGACACGAAGGAGGAAGTCGTCCGGCGGGCGAAGGATCACAAGTACGGTCTGCGGGCCGCCCTTTTCGGGGGAAAGGAGGCGGAAGAGGCGGCAGGGGAGCTTGCGGGCGAGCCGTACTGCCACCCGGTGCCGGCATACACCTTCGGGAAATTCGGCACGGTCGCGCTCAACCTGAGGAGGACCGAATCTTGGAAAGGGGCGTTCGTGGTCAAGCCGGTGGGAGGATACGGCTACTCCGGATGGATCTGGGAGACCGTGGACGGACGCTTCCGGATCAAACAGGGGCCGAAGCTCCTCAGCATCGAGACATCGGTTTAG
- a CDS encoding TetR/AcrR family transcriptional regulator, producing MIQELKFPRREKRKAGQRQEMLETALGLFSEKGYHNVSMHEIADEAEFAIGTLYKFFKNKEDLYKDLVLEQCETYHNALVRGMEKPGDEVERLRNFVRTKGELFRGNLPFIRLYLAESRGASFNIKAGVDEKVRKGYRDSLQRLASIIETGMKNGRFKRIACPYYLAVALDSAVNAFLLLWLDAPESHPYPEDPDAILDIFFRGMIEP from the coding sequence ATGATTCAAGAGCTGAAGTTCCCAAGGCGGGAAAAAAGGAAGGCGGGGCAACGGCAAGAGATGCTGGAAACAGCTCTCGGCCTTTTCTCGGAGAAGGGATACCACAACGTCTCCATGCATGAGATCGCCGACGAAGCTGAATTCGCCATCGGTACGCTCTACAAGTTCTTCAAGAACAAGGAAGACCTCTATAAGGATCTTGTTCTTGAACAGTGCGAAACGTATCACAACGCACTTGTGCGGGGGATGGAAAAGCCGGGGGACGAGGTGGAAAGACTGCGAAATTTCGTCCGAACCAAAGGCGAACTGTTTCGCGGAAATCTTCCCTTCATTCGACTGTATCTTGCCGAGAGCAGAGGGGCGAGCTTCAACATCAAGGCGGGCGTGGATGAAAAAGTGAGAAAAGGATACCGCGACTCTCTCCAAAGGCTCGCCTCGATCATTGAGACCGGCATGAAGAACGGGCGGTTCAAACGAATCGCCTGTCCTTATTATTTGGCCGTCGCTCTTGATAGCGCCGTCAATGCGTTTCTTCTTCTCTGGCTCGACGCGCCCGAGAGCCACCCTTATCCGGAAGATCCGGATGCCATCCTGGACATTTTCTTCAGGGGGATGATTGAGCCGTGA
- a CDS encoding MarR family winged helix-turn-helix transcriptional regulator, which translates to MAVKELAVEAWIWANMLILFREIDPPELFREYGLKQSEFDTLTQLFLSDRPLTQTELKKRLLTTKGSVSLMLSRMEKLGLLRREGNKKDRRCQLVILTEEGKEFVEPRLARHIQRIGKYFSHLTDLEKEILLKILTKLRRKIA; encoded by the coding sequence ATGGCGGTGAAGGAACTGGCGGTCGAAGCGTGGATATGGGCGAACATGCTCATTCTTTTCAGGGAGATCGACCCCCCGGAGCTCTTTCGGGAGTATGGCCTGAAACAGTCGGAATTCGATACGTTAACGCAGCTTTTCCTCTCCGACCGGCCCCTCACCCAAACGGAACTTAAGAAACGGCTTCTCACTACGAAGGGAAGCGTATCCCTGATGCTCTCGAGGATGGAGAAGCTGGGGCTCCTTCGGCGGGAGGGGAACAAGAAGGACCGTCGGTGCCAGCTCGTGATCCTCACCGAAGAGGGGAAGGAGTTCGTCGAGCCGCGGCTTGCGCGTCATATCCAGAGGATCGGGAAATATTTCTCGCACCTGACGGACCTGGAGAAGGAGATACTCCTGAAGATCCTCACCAAGCTTCGCAGGAAGATCGCCTGA
- a CDS encoding efflux RND transporter periplasmic adaptor subunit, translated as MQTRRIGYTPPKWSLALTALAGLLLFGGCQKGHGRQATPAPVPEVATVKVSMESIALNTELPGRTSAYLTAEIRPQVNGIIQKRLFTEGSSVRTGQVLYQIDPAPFQANLDNAKAAAAKAEANLAAIRSRAERFKELLPEKAVSQQDYDDAAAAVKQTEADIEYWKAMVQTARINLGYTRITAPISGRIGKSNVTEGALVTAQQPTPLSVIQQLDTVYVDVPQSTAELLRLKRSLEGGRLNQAGANQKKVKLLMEDGSEYPLAGTLQFRDVTVDPNTASVILRVVFPNPKGILLPGMFVRAVVREGIKEQAILIPQQAVSRDPKGNPLALVVDAGDKVSQRMLTLDRAIGDKWLVTAGLATGDRVIVEGMQKVRPGASVKAVPFEAPKSK; from the coding sequence ATGCAAACGAGAAGGATCGGTTATACACCACCGAAATGGTCTCTGGCTTTGACGGCGCTGGCGGGCTTGCTCCTCTTCGGGGGCTGCCAAAAGGGGCACGGGCGGCAAGCCACGCCGGCGCCCGTCCCGGAAGTGGCCACGGTGAAGGTATCGATGGAGTCCATCGCGCTGAATACGGAATTGCCGGGCCGTACGTCGGCTTACCTGACCGCGGAGATCCGCCCCCAGGTCAACGGCATCATCCAGAAGCGACTGTTTACGGAAGGGTCCTCCGTCCGTACCGGCCAGGTGCTCTATCAGATCGATCCCGCCCCGTTTCAGGCGAACCTTGACAACGCCAAGGCCGCCGCGGCCAAGGCCGAAGCCAACCTGGCCGCCATCCGGTCGAGGGCCGAACGCTTCAAGGAACTGCTTCCCGAAAAGGCGGTCAGCCAGCAGGATTACGACGATGCGGCAGCGGCCGTGAAACAGACGGAAGCCGATATCGAGTATTGGAAAGCGATGGTCCAGACGGCACGCATCAACCTTGGATATACCCGGATCACCGCACCCATCTCGGGCCGAATCGGAAAATCCAATGTGACGGAAGGCGCCCTGGTCACGGCGCAGCAACCCACGCCCCTGTCGGTCATTCAACAACTCGACACCGTTTACGTGGATGTTCCGCAATCGACCGCCGAACTGCTGCGGTTGAAGCGCTCGCTGGAAGGCGGCCGCCTGAATCAGGCCGGGGCGAACCAGAAGAAGGTCAAACTCCTCATGGAAGACGGCTCGGAGTATCCGTTGGCGGGGACGCTCCAGTTCCGGGATGTAACGGTGGATCCGAACACCGCTTCCGTCATCCTGCGGGTCGTCTTTCCCAATCCGAAAGGCATTCTTCTGCCGGGGATGTTCGTCCGGGCGGTGGTGCGGGAAGGCATCAAGGAGCAGGCCATCCTCATCCCCCAACAGGCCGTGTCGCGCGATCCCAAGGGAAATCCCCTCGCGCTGGTCGTGGACGCCGGGGACAAGGTGTCCCAGCGGATGCTCACGCTCGATCGCGCCATCGGCGACAAATGGCTGGTCACCGCGGGCCTCGCAACAGGCGATCGGGTGATCGTGGAGGGGATGCAGAAAGTGCGTCCCGGCGCCTCCGTGAAGGCCGTTCCTTTCGAAGCCCCGAAATCGAAGTAA
- a CDS encoding MFS transporter → MPRFDDKDAFGIMVLLSVGLGTCMSALDASVVNTVLPVIRQEYHVPVGVIQWVSTTYLLIMGSLLLTFGRLGDLRGHKRVYLAGLVVFVPASVLCGISPSVEMLIAARVLQGIGAAIVVSTAPAILIGSVHPSRMGQALGLQAAMTSIGLALGPSLGGWLTDQWGWRTIFFMNVPLGMTAFAIGLRHIPEEPSPPSREETFDRVGAFLFLGAFLALQVALSRGNDWGWLSAPTLGVFAGSAALGFLFLRQENTAKSPMLHLALFGNRLFSFSVGSALVNYVCMASVLFLVPFYLIQGRGFPAAKAGIIMSAQFLSMIVTAPASGRIADRVGSRGPATTGMAILAAGLFILSAMNGETPLHLVVIGLVVTGVGVSIFATPNNSAMLGAAPPGRKGIASGILATSRLLGMATGISIAGAILASIVGGRSAHGISPERVFKATHLAFLAAGLMASAGTLLTAARSEGKGLGQRLENPERVEGSVREEADPVGQAPT, encoded by the coding sequence ATGCCGCGTTTTGACGACAAGGATGCGTTCGGCATCATGGTGCTCCTTTCCGTGGGCCTCGGGACCTGCATGTCCGCCCTCGACGCAAGCGTGGTCAACACCGTGCTTCCCGTGATCCGGCAGGAGTACCATGTTCCCGTCGGGGTGATCCAGTGGGTGTCGACGACCTACCTGCTGATCATGGGATCGCTGCTTCTCACCTTCGGGCGCCTGGGGGACCTCCGGGGTCACAAACGCGTCTATCTCGCCGGTCTCGTGGTCTTCGTTCCGGCGTCGGTCCTGTGCGGGATCTCCCCTTCCGTGGAGATGCTGATCGCCGCCCGCGTCCTCCAGGGGATCGGGGCCGCCATCGTGGTCTCCACCGCGCCCGCCATCCTCATCGGAAGCGTGCACCCTTCGAGGATGGGGCAGGCGCTGGGACTCCAGGCCGCCATGACATCCATCGGGCTTGCCCTGGGGCCTTCCCTGGGCGGATGGCTCACGGACCAATGGGGATGGCGAACGATCTTCTTCATGAACGTTCCCCTCGGCATGACCGCCTTCGCGATCGGGCTGAGGCACATCCCCGAAGAACCAAGCCCGCCATCGCGGGAGGAAACGTTCGACCGGGTCGGGGCCTTCCTGTTCCTCGGGGCTTTCCTCGCCTTGCAGGTCGCGTTGAGTCGCGGGAACGACTGGGGATGGCTCTCGGCGCCGACCCTCGGCGTCTTCGCCGGAAGCGCCGCTCTCGGATTCCTGTTCCTTCGGCAGGAAAACACCGCGAAGTCTCCGATGCTGCACCTGGCTCTCTTCGGGAACCGCCTTTTCTCCTTTTCGGTGGGGAGCGCACTCGTGAATTATGTCTGCATGGCGAGCGTTCTCTTCCTGGTCCCCTTTTACCTCATCCAGGGGCGAGGTTTTCCGGCAGCGAAGGCCGGGATCATCATGTCGGCCCAGTTCCTTTCCATGATCGTAACCGCTCCCGCCAGCGGGAGGATCGCGGATCGCGTCGGCTCCCGGGGGCCGGCCACGACGGGCATGGCGATTCTGGCCGCGGGGCTTTTCATCCTTTCCGCGATGAATGGAGAGACCCCCCTCCATCTTGTTGTGATCGGACTGGTGGTGACGGGAGTCGGGGTATCGATTTTCGCCACGCCCAACAACAGCGCAATGCTCGGGGCCGCGCCGCCGGGACGGAAGGGCATCGCGTCGGGGATCCTCGCCACTTCGCGGCTGCTGGGCATGGCGACCGGCATCAGCATCGCGGGAGCGATCCTCGCCAGCATCGTCGGTGGCCGGTCGGCTCACGGGATTTCCCCGGAACGGGTCTTCAAGGCGACCCATCTCGCGTTCCTTGCGGCCGGCTTGATGGCATCGGCGGGAACGCTCCTCACGGCGGCGCGAAGCGAAGGGAAGGGTCTAGGGCAACGCCTGGAAAATCCGGAGCGCGTGGAGGGAAGCGTCCGGGAGGAGGCCGATCCGGTCGGGCAAGCGCCGACCTGA